CTCGAGGACGCGGGCGTCGTCGCTCGCGTTCACCAGGCTCGTCGCCGACAGCGGGCCTGCTCGCAGCGTCTCGAGCAGGTCCTGGAAATGCGCCTCCACGTCCCCCAGCGCGTCCATTCCCTCGCGCAGGTCGTCCTCGAGGAGGTCCACGAGGACCGTCGAGTCCGCGCGGGAGGGGAGGGCGCGCGCCAGCCTCTCGGTGGCCACACGAACCGGGTCGGCCTGACGCGACAGCGCGGGGACGGTGAGGGCGAGAGGGGCCATGCCTCGACGCTACAGGCCCGTAGCACGCCGTCAATTTTCCCACCCCCGCCGGCGGGAGGGGTCAGCGGGTCGCGCCTCGAAGCGCGTCGCGGTGGGCGGCCAGGAAGGTGGCGACGCTCGTGGGGGCGCGCCCCGACAACTCCGTGACGGTGCCCGCCACGTCGCCCATGCGGCCCTGGGCCACCGCGACGTCGAACGAGGCCAGCGCCCGCGCGAGCGGCGCCGGGACACCGTGGGACACCATGCCCTGTTCGAGGGCGGCGACGTCCACCGGGGTCCACTGGACGGGCCTCCCGGACAGCTCGCTGGCCAGTCGCGCCAGGTCCGCGTGGCTCACCGCGGCGGGGCCGGTGACGTCGAGCGTCCGCTTCCCGTCGAAGGTGGCGGCCAGCGCGGCGGCGGCGGTCCGCGCGCAGTCCTCGCGCGTCACGTACGCGGTGGTGCCGGTCCCCGTGGCGGAGACGAGCTGGCCGGCCGCCACCGCCTGGGGGAGCGAGTGCAGCAGCATCTCCGCGTAGACGTTGTTGCGCAGCACCGTGTAGCCCAGGCCGCTCTGCTGGAGGGCCTGCTCCGTCGCCCAGTGGTCGGCGGCGAGGGTGATGGGGCTGTCCGGCTCCGGCCGGGTCAACGAGGTGTAGACGACGTGGCGGGCCCCCGCGCGCTTCGCGGCCTCCACGGCATTGCGGTGCTGGACGACGCGGCGGCCCGGCACGTCCAGGGAGTCCGTGCTGATGAGCAACAGGCGATCCGCGCCGGCGAAGGCGGCGTCGAGCGTCGCTGGCGCGTCGAAGTCCGCCTGGCGCACGGTGACGCCGCGGGCCGCGAGCGCCGCGAGCTTCTCCGGGTGGCGCGTGGTGACGACGAGCGGCCCCCGATGGGATTCGAGCAGGAGCTCGACGACGCGGCGTCCGAGCTGGCCGGCGGCACCGGTGACGAGGAGGGTGGGGGAGGAGGCGGGCATGGGGATTCTCCGTAGGGCGAAGGTCCATTCCTCCGCGCCGACCCCAGGGTTAGCCGTCGCCTCCGCCCTGCACAATGCGCCGTGACGGAGCATACTGTTCCACTGGAGGAACAATGGACCTGAACCAGCTCGCGCTCTTCGTCGCAGTGGCCGAGGGGCGCGGCTTCTCCAGCGCGGCGAAGAAGTTGGGATTGCCCAAGTCGTCGGTGAGCCGTGGCATCGCCCGCCTCGAGGCGTCGATGGGGGTGCAATTGCTCAACCGGACGACGCGCACGGTGGCGCTCAGCACCGCGGGGGCGGCGCTCTACGAGCGCGTCTCACCCATGCTCGCGGCGCTGCGCAAGTCGGTGGGCGAGCTGCCGGAGTTGGAGGATGCGCCGTCGGGGGAGCTTCGCATCACCGCGGTGGTGGACTGGGGGACGTC
This sequence is a window from Myxococcus stipitatus. Protein-coding genes within it:
- a CDS encoding SDR family oxidoreductase, translating into MPASSPTLLVTGAAGQLGRRVVELLLESHRGPLVVTTRHPEKLAALAARGVTVRQADFDAPATLDAAFAGADRLLLISTDSLDVPGRRVVQHRNAVEAAKRAGARHVVYTSLTRPEPDSPITLAADHWATEQALQQSGLGYTVLRNNVYAEMLLHSLPQAVAAGQLVSATGTGTTAYVTREDCARTAAAALAATFDGKRTLDVTGPAAVSHADLARLASELSGRPVQWTPVDVAALEQGMVSHGVPAPLARALASFDVAVAQGRMGDVAGTVTELSGRAPTSVATFLAAHRDALRGATR